A single Thunnus thynnus chromosome 6, fThuThy2.1, whole genome shotgun sequence DNA region contains:
- the LOC137185138 gene encoding uncharacterized protein isoform X2 — protein MDAVAFNTYTEFFTHAHSICHFLQSEAWQSRAENTMHRLTESSAGVAEQLQSTRQMAEDLIEAQSAALQAQQEILNNGEELRVTLKDSTQGLKSVFLELSSASREQQVALSELFNRVSFLQSFLLTEAHSLSSCFYNAAALCASFLLTSTQRSSRARLVLLGQVCLNFYLERKICQFVMSSDHPEHKHMELITLYVSMLRRLMVCVGVCVLLCVCVRYRDPVQQSLQVLQQLRETQRSLQEALQHAEVLGQRQEKTEEIQQHVKRTERRRREATPRRTKEEIRREEEEEEEECSTLVSPITDSSDLSHLSHTSWSTDSILSSTVITSAADTTLQTYTTTTHNASVRRPATHSASVSPGRRPRRSSSSSPLVYSILVEDRQPRYSLRSRRSEIH, from the exons ATGGACGCTGTGGCCTTTAACACCTACACAGAGTTTTTCACCCACGCTCACTCCATCTGTCACTTCCTGCAGTCTGAAGCCTGGCAGAGCCGAGCTGAGAACACCATGCACAG actCACAGAGAGTTCAGCAGGTGTAGCCGAGCAGCTTCAGTCCACCAGGCAGATGGCTGAAGATCTTATTGAGGCCCAGAGTGCTGCCTTACAGGCGCAACAGGAGATCCTGAACAATGGAGAGGAGCTGAGAGTCACCCTGAAAGACTCTACTCAGg GTCTGAAGTCGGTGTTCTTGGAGCTCAGCAGTGCCTCCAGGGAGCAGCAGGTGGCGCTGTCCGAACTCTTCAACAGAGTTTCCTTCCTGCAGAGTTTCCTGCTGACGGAGGCTCACAGTCTGAGCTCCTGCTTCTACAACGCTGCTGCTCTCTGCGCCTCCTTCCTCCTCACCTCCACCCAACGCTCCTCCAGAGCCAG gttagTGCTGTTGGGTCAGGTGTGTTTGAATTTCTACCTGGAGAGGAAGATCTGCCAGTTTGTGATGAGCTCAGACCatcctgaacacaaacacatg gagCTGATCACCCTGTATGTGAGCATGTTGCGGCGGTTGATGGTGTGTGTCGGAGTGTGcgttctgctgtgtgtgtgtgttcggtaCAGAGACCCGGTGCAGCAGAGTCTGCAggtgctgcagcagctcagGGAGACGCAGCGCAGCCTGCAGGAGGCGCTGCAGCACGCAG aggTTTTAGGGCAGCGGCAGGAGAAGACTGAAGAGATTCAGCAGCATGTGAAG agaacagagagaagaagaagagaggcgACACCGAGGAGGACAAAAGAGGAGataagaagagaagaggaggaggaggaggaggaatgcaGCACGCTGGTGTCTCCAATAACAGACAGTTCAGACCTGTCTCACCTCTCACACACGA GTTGGAGTACCGACAGTATTCTCAGCAGTACAGTCATCACCTCAGCAGCTGACACCACGCTGCAGACATACACTACTACTACCCACAATGCCTCAGTGCGGAGGCCCGCTACCCACAGTGCCTCAGTGAGTCCAGGCAGACGTCCTCGccgctcctcctcttcctctccgcTGGTCTACAGCATCCTggtggaggacagacag CCTCGTTACAGCCTGCGCAGCAGAAGATCAGAGATTCACTGA
- the LOC137185138 gene encoding uncharacterized protein isoform X1, with protein sequence MVSRLVAVLLLLLLSGSVRPGVCAGPGPSADSGPDSERGRMELRRVWSLAAQPRYGECWARALEHLDSLCRDMTSESQSRIALRFTHCHLSSSGRDFPSCPEGSEVSRCTAGMDAVAFNTYTEFFTHAHSICHFLQSEAWQSRAENTMHRLTESSAGVAEQLQSTRQMAEDLIEAQSAALQAQQEILNNGEELRVTLKDSTQGLKSVFLELSSASREQQVALSELFNRVSFLQSFLLTEAHSLSSCFYNAAALCASFLLTSTQRSSRARLVLLGQVCLNFYLERKICQFVMSSDHPEHKHMELITLYVSMLRRLMVCVGVCVLLCVCVRYRDPVQQSLQVLQQLRETQRSLQEALQHAEVLGQRQEKTEEIQQHVKRTERRRREATPRRTKEEIRREEEEEEEECSTLVSPITDSSDLSHLSHTSWSTDSILSSTVITSAADTTLQTYTTTTHNASVRRPATHSASVSPGRRPRRSSSSSPLVYSILVEDRQPRYSLRSRRSEIH encoded by the exons ATGGTCTCTCGGCTGGTCgcggtgctgctgctgctgctgctgagcggCTCGGTGAGACCCGGAGTGTGCGCCGGTCCCGGACCCTCCGCCGACTCCGGTCCGGACTCTGAGCGGGGTAGGATGGAGCTGCGGCGCGTGTGGAGCCTCGCGGCTCAGCCCAGGTACGGAGAGTGTTGGGCGCGCGCTCTGGAGCACCTGGACTCACTCTGCAGGGACATGACGTCAGAGAGCCAGAGCCGGATAGCGCTGAGATTCACCCACTGTCACCTGAGCAG CTCAGGCAGGGatttcccatcatgccctgaggggtcagaggtcagcaggTGTACAGCCGGGATGGACGCTGTGGCCTTTAACACCTACACAGAGTTTTTCACCCACGCTCACTCCATCTGTCACTTCCTGCAGTCTGAAGCCTGGCAGAGCCGAGCTGAGAACACCATGCACAG actCACAGAGAGTTCAGCAGGTGTAGCCGAGCAGCTTCAGTCCACCAGGCAGATGGCTGAAGATCTTATTGAGGCCCAGAGTGCTGCCTTACAGGCGCAACAGGAGATCCTGAACAATGGAGAGGAGCTGAGAGTCACCCTGAAAGACTCTACTCAGg GTCTGAAGTCGGTGTTCTTGGAGCTCAGCAGTGCCTCCAGGGAGCAGCAGGTGGCGCTGTCCGAACTCTTCAACAGAGTTTCCTTCCTGCAGAGTTTCCTGCTGACGGAGGCTCACAGTCTGAGCTCCTGCTTCTACAACGCTGCTGCTCTCTGCGCCTCCTTCCTCCTCACCTCCACCCAACGCTCCTCCAGAGCCAG gttagTGCTGTTGGGTCAGGTGTGTTTGAATTTCTACCTGGAGAGGAAGATCTGCCAGTTTGTGATGAGCTCAGACCatcctgaacacaaacacatg gagCTGATCACCCTGTATGTGAGCATGTTGCGGCGGTTGATGGTGTGTGTCGGAGTGTGcgttctgctgtgtgtgtgtgttcggtaCAGAGACCCGGTGCAGCAGAGTCTGCAggtgctgcagcagctcagGGAGACGCAGCGCAGCCTGCAGGAGGCGCTGCAGCACGCAG aggTTTTAGGGCAGCGGCAGGAGAAGACTGAAGAGATTCAGCAGCATGTGAAG agaacagagagaagaagaagagaggcgACACCGAGGAGGACAAAAGAGGAGataagaagagaagaggaggaggaggaggaggaatgcaGCACGCTGGTGTCTCCAATAACAGACAGTTCAGACCTGTCTCACCTCTCACACACGA GTTGGAGTACCGACAGTATTCTCAGCAGTACAGTCATCACCTCAGCAGCTGACACCACGCTGCAGACATACACTACTACTACCCACAATGCCTCAGTGCGGAGGCCCGCTACCCACAGTGCCTCAGTGAGTCCAGGCAGACGTCCTCGccgctcctcctcttcctctccgcTGGTCTACAGCATCCTggtggaggacagacag CCTCGTTACAGCCTGCGCAGCAGAAGATCAGAGATTCACTGA